The following proteins are encoded in a genomic region of Arachis ipaensis cultivar K30076 chromosome B02, Araip1.1, whole genome shotgun sequence:
- the LOC107623265 gene encoding uncharacterized protein LOC107623265, whose amino-acid sequence MEQIGSVAEYFTAFLSSVQRVIWTDTEILKTFLNGLETYIHREIIFDDPKTLSDAFYLAKYYEERWSNPFSEISKPKLSSQHQIQKSSSTKISYQSLYQSLESAFQAKIQIQNSTVDTREKSSTEHKIRNSEAESSIQTQDQAKLQTADTDFTSSRIQLSNSIPQQQFSASTTALPDLRRELQIQETTSLNAGPRPLNASDRTWRETAPVAEDDDVHVDRTARSSDGRLSKANSGAEDGAVAKGKVDDTDLWDREPTPKPPCRFTDAVVRGGAAARKPAPEPRPRKTNDAVVASGASAKAKLATTRVDEAAKVRRGVLFHCVPSIVAKPPPLTVAVFPWDREHRGSTEKKRDEVLSPWVAMDQAAAQEPTQAKQTAEMQSGQEMSGGCFGMVPSLQQESNSHQQIDLGLPKNILKRWRA is encoded by the exons ATGGAGCAAATTGGAAGTGTAGCTGAATATTTTACTGCTTTTTTGTCTTCTGTTCAAAGAGTAATTTGGACTGATACTGAAATATTGAAGACATTTCTCAATGGATTGGAAACTTATATCCATAGAGAAATTATCTTTGATGATCCTAAAACTCTTTCTGATGCATTTTATTTGGCAAAGTATTATGAAGAACGCTGGAGCAATCCATTTTCAGAAATTTCAAAGCCAAAATTATCATCTCAGCACCAGATCCAGAAAAGTTCATCAACAAAAATTTCCTATCAATCACTGTATCAAAGTCTAGAATCCGCatttcaagcaaaaattcaaatccAGAATTCCACAGTAGACACCAGAGAAAAATCATCAACAGAACACAAAATCAGAAATTCAGAAGCAGAATCATCAATCCAAACTCAAGATCAAGCGAAATTACAGACTGCGGATACAGATTTTACATCCTCAAGAATTCAACTATCTAATTCAATACCTCAACAACAGTTTTCAGCATCAACAACAGCACTTCCAGATCTGCGAAGGGAGCTTCAGATTCAAGAAACGACCTCCCTGAATGCCGGACCGCGACCTCTCAACGCCAGCGATCGTACGTGGAGGGAAACAGCACCCGTTGCGGAGGACGACGACGTCCACGTCGACAGAACCGCTCGAAGTAGTGACGGCAGGCTCAGCAAGGCCAACAGTGGCGCCGAGGACGGCGCCGTCGCGAAGGGGAAGGTGGATGACACAGATCTATGGGATCGGGAACCGACACCAAAGCCGCCTTGCAGGTTTACGGACGCGGTGGTCAGAGGCGGAGCAGCTGCAAGAAAGCCCGCACCAGAACCAAGACCACGGAAGACGAACGACGCGGTGGTAGCAAGCGGCGCCTCCGCGAAGGCAAAGCTCGCGACGACCCGAGTTGACGAAGCGGCGAAGGTTAGAAGAGGCGTTCTGTTCCATTGTGTTCCCTCAATCGTGGCCAAACCACCACCACTCACGGTGGCGGTTTTTCCATGGGACCGCGAGCATAGAGGCAGCACAGAGAAGAAGCGGGACGAGGTGTTGTCTCCGTGGGTGGCGATGGACCAAGCAGCAGCACAGGAGCCTACCCAGGCAAAGCAGACGGCGGAGATGCAGAGTGGTCAAGAGATGAGTGGTGGCTGTTTTGGAATGGTGCCTTCTCTTC AACAAGAGTCCAATTCACATCAACAAATAGATTTAGGCctaccaaaaaatattttaaaaagatggAGGGCCTAG